One genomic window of Gossypium hirsutum isolate 1008001.06 chromosome D11, Gossypium_hirsutum_v2.1, whole genome shotgun sequence includes the following:
- the LOC107910898 gene encoding triacylglycerol lipase OBL1, producing MVHDKTTDMIIVAFRGTEPFNADDWSTDLDLSWYELDEMGKIHGGFMKALGLLMEKGWPPHIDDHRRSLAYYTIREKLKQKLNPNNETRFMVAGHSLGGALSILFAAVLALHKETWLLNRMEGVYTFGQPRVGDKKFKEFMELQLRKHGIRYLRYVYCNDMVPRTPTDDLTFLYKHFGACLYFNSCYKGKVLEEQPHKNYTSLFVWIPRFLNSGWELVRGFILPLIKGPEYKETWSLIVLRLWGLGFPGLSAHNPHEYVNATRLISRRIYHQLQHHRHPWKTVNGCLK from the exons ATGGTCCACGATAAAACAACAGACATGATAATCGTAGCCTTCAGAGGAACCGAACCCTTCAATGCAGATGATTGGAGCACCGATTTAGACCTCTCCTGGTACGAACTCGACGAGATGGGAAAGATCCATGGCGGATTCATGAAAGCTTTGGGGTTACTCATGGAAAAAGGTTGGCCACCTCACATCGACGACCACCGCCGCTCACTGGCTTACTACACCATACGGGAGAAGCTGAAACAAAAACTGAATCCGAACAACGAAACCAGATTCATGGTGGCTGGTCACAGTCTGGGAGGGGCTTTATCGATATTGTTCGCGGCTGTTTTGGCGTTGCATAAAGAAACGTGGCTGTTGAATAGAATGGAAGGGGTGTATACGTTTGGGCAGCCGAGGGTCGGTGACAAGAAGTTCAAAGAGTTCATGGAATTACAGTTGAGGAAGCATGGGATTAGGTATCTGAGATATGTTTACTGCAATGATATGGTCCCTAGAACACCTACCGATGATTTGACCTTTTTGTATAAGCACTTTGGGGCATGCCTTTACTTCAATAGCTGCTACAAAGGGAAG GTACTTGAGGAACAACCCCACAAGAATTACACCTCACTGTTTGTATGGATACCCAGATTCTTGAATTCGGGATGGGAACTTGTAAGGGGGTTCATTCTGCCATTGATAAAGGGTCCAGAATATAAAGAAACTTGGTCGCTTATTGTGCTTAGATTATGGGGACTTGGTTTCCCAGGCCTATCTGCTCATAATCCCCATGAATATGTTAATGCAACTCGATTGATTTCTCGTCGGATATATCACCAACTTCAACATCATCGCCATCCATGGAAAACTGTCAATGGATGCCTAAAATAA
- the LOC107911979 gene encoding triacylglycerol lipase OBL1, translated as MASQSHNFSGNYLVLRPNEVSVLDLFRLLWDHELEKKAFVECPPEKFQENIRRKWLIFMSLSSQKMLLHAAKPLRWIGEKLEMWVNLVSLNDNIFVLFFNLLRGKVKMVDRESEAFVSFIGSLDRRVELDQNIKPGDCRYFGALAAMAAKISYENQAFVERVVRDYWKSNN; from the exons ATGGCTTCTCAGTCTCATAATTTTTCCGGAAATTATTTAGTGTTGAGGCCAAACGAAGTGAGTGTTCTCGATCTTTTCCGCCTCCTATGGGACCATGAACTTGAAAAGAAAGCCTTTGTGGAGTGCCCACCGGAGAAATTCCAGGAAAATATCCGCCGGAAATGGCTTATTTTCATGTCTCTATCGTCCCAAAAGATGCTTCTCCATGCAGCGAAGCCCCTGAGATGGATCGGCGAAAAGCTGGAAATGTGGGTGAACTTGGTCTCATTGAACGACAACATTTTCGTGCTTTTCTTCAATCTTTTGCGAG GTAAGGTGAAAATGGTGGATCGAGAATCGGAAGCTTTCGTGTCCTTCATTGGAAGCCTAGATAGGCGAGTTGAATTAGATCAGAATATCAAACCTGGAGATTGCAGATACTTTGGAGCATTGGCGGCTATGGCGGCTAAAATTTCTTACGAGAACCAAGCTTTTGTTGAAAGAGTTGTTAGAGATTACTGGAag TCAAACAATTGA
- the LOC107911978 gene encoding triacylglycerol lipase OBL1, which produces MEVTPGRKQFYSNYMLLNPKKASFFDLIALLFSKNLKKRKFIETSIETEDSFWYRLVIFLSTLLQKFLLSIKTPMALAGQTFEDMLNLFTNNGGLFGLIKKVMTGKVVIPSREAATYVSAVGYTDLRMDLDKQIIYGNSMYYPALAIMTCKAVYNNAAYNKSIIENNWGMEVIGFYNYWNDYLRQPDTQVVMFRNKTSEHDTIVVSFRGTQPFSADDWCSDADLSWYEFPNIGKIHSGFLKALGMQKLVGWPKFVVPDLTRKAPLAYYDIRDKLKDLLKNNPQAKVIVTGHSLGGALAALFPAILFYHDEQLVLERMEGVYTFGQPRVGDEAFAGYMEKNLNKNGIQFYRYVYCNDIVPRVPFDGMFKHFGTCVYYNSKYQAKIVEEVPYLNYFSLFGFFPMHMNAIYEVIRSFTMKVKYGADYTDGWLMFGVRLFGMLIPGVANHCPQDYVNSTRLGKPDDVLFLPLHTKKALGFEVPLLAA; this is translated from the exons ATGGAAGTGACGCCAGGCAGAAAGCAGTTCTATAGCAATTATATGCTATTGAACCCTAAGAAAGCCTCTTTCTTTGATCTAATCGCCctcttattttctaaaaatttaaagaagagaaaatttatcGAAACCAGTATCGAAACTGAGGACAGTTTCTGGTATAGACTTGTTATATTCCTCTCTACTCTGTTACAGAAGTTTCTGCTTTCCATAAAGACGCCAATGGCTTTGGCTGGCCAAACTTTTGAGGATATGCTCAACCTTTTCACTAACAATGGTGGCTTGTTTGGTCTCATTAAAAAGGTCATGACAG GGAAGGTGGTGATTCCAAGCAGAGAAGCAGCAACCTATGTCTCTGCTGTTGGATATACGGACTTGAGAATGGATTTAGACAAACAAATTATATACGGGAATTCTATGTATTATCCAGCACTTGCGATTATGACTTGTAAAGCTGTTTATAATAATGCTGCTTACAACAAATCTATAATCGAAAACAATTGGGGG ATGGAAGTCATCGGATTCTATAATTATTGGAACG ATTACCTGAGGCAACCGGATACCCAAGTGGTGATGTTCCGAAACAAAACTTCGGAGCACGACACTATTGTTGTTTCCTTCCGAGGAACACAACCGTTTAGTGCCGACGATTGGTGTTCGGACGCCGATCTGTCTTGGTACGAATTCCCCAACATTGGGAAGATTCACAGTGGTTTCTTGAAAGCTTTGGGGATGCAGAAACTTGTGGGTTGGCCCAAGTTTGTGGTTCCAGACCTTACCCGCAAAGCACCCTTGGCTTATTATGACATAAGGGATAAGTTGAAAGACCTTTTGAAGAACAACCCTCAGGCGAAGGTTATAGTGACGGGCCACAGTTTGGGCGGCGCCTTGGCTGCTCTTTTCCCGGCGATTTTGTTTTACCACGACGAACAGTTGGTGCTTGAGAGAATGGAAGGCGTTTACACGTTCGGGCAGCCCAGAGTTGGTGACGAAGCCTTTGCCGGCTACATGGAGAAGAATTTGAACAAAAATGGGATCCAGTTTTACAGATATGTTTACTGTAATGATATAGTTCCTAGGGTTCCTTTCGACGGCATGTTCAAGCACTTTGGTACCTGCGTTTACTACAACAGCAAATATCAAGCAAag ATAGTTGAAGAAGTACCATACTTGAACTACTTCTCGCTGTTTGGATTCTTTCCGATGCATATGAACGCCATTTATGAGGTGATAAGAAGCTTCACAATGAAGGTTAAATATGGAGCAGATTATACAGATGGGTGGCTGATGTTTGGTGTGAGATTATTTGGAATGTTAATCCCTGGAGTTGCAAACCATTGTCCCCAAGACTATGTCAACTCCACTCGTCTTGGCAAACCCGATGATGTTTTATTCCTTCCTCTCCACACTAAAAAGGCACTTGGTTTTGAAGTCCCTTTGCTTGCTGCCTAA